A segment of the Zingiber officinale cultivar Zhangliang chromosome 8B, Zo_v1.1, whole genome shotgun sequence genome:
CATCAAGTTTCAAGTTCAAAAAACACCATTTAGAACCTTTTCAAAAGAtccaaatgtttttttttctatttttaataatttttatttttatagtaaGTGTCTTATTTAGCTATTCGAGAAATTATTCTctattcttattatttttttattttggtaaAACTTATATAAAGAcggatttctttttattttcgtTGGTTTTTTTTCTACCTTCTCCCTATTCTCTTTTTTCATCAGCATGTAAGATAATTGTCATCCTATCCTATGTCAAGTCTAAAGAGACTAGTATCGAACTCATTGTATAATTAATTAACTATATGCACATTATGCCAGAAGTTCATGTTAATTAAATCTACTAATAGTCAAAAGAAGAAGCTCTTTAACGTGCAAAGCTTGCATTCTTGTTTGCAGTGCATCTTCACTCTGATCAATATTTTTAATGTAGAGAATCACTTTCAGCTTTCAATTATGTGTTCTCTTTCAAGTAAAGAAAGGTTCGGCAAGACTTTAGTTttagtattatatatataaaatttcgaTCCGTAATTGTCATGCACGACTGAGTGAGTCAAGGCGTCCGAAAATGAGTCAGACGTCTAGAAACAAGTCGGCGCATCCAGAAAGTGAGTCGCGGGGAACCGGACAGGCATTTTCTTAGAGTTTTCCGTTAGCTTTTTGACCATGACCGTGACTATACGGGTATTAAACGATGCAAGAGCAAGGAAATGCTGAATTAATTTCTCATTTGTTGGATTCTATACACATGCACACTTCCACACGCTTCAAAAGGAGAATTTTCGTCCATGAAGAAACACATGATCAGTTGTTGTAGACTACTGTTAGATCGAACTTTCCAGGAAATGCCATTTGCCACTgatacttttattttttaaaaaaatgatataaaattattttcttaacaCTAAACATTGACATTTAGTGTTAAATTTTTATAGTGAGCAATCCCAAAGTCATACATGCGTCCAAGGTCTAGCTAAACCCTAAATTCATGGTTTCCCCACTAGCCCACAGCTCCAgatcaaacaaaagaaaagaagaaaaatccataattaattaattagagagAGGGATCAGCTGTCCCATCTCAAACAGGACATCGGAAGCAAGTGCGCGAGTGCGTGTTCCGGATCCGACGTGGATCCCATGCGGATGGGCCCCGCCGGGTTCGCTTTATCACTGGTGATTTGGTGGGGGAGAGGTTGGGGGGGGAAATGCACGCGTGTCACTTCTTCGTCTCGGTTACCATGCAACTGCTCGAGCCTTTATAAAATCCCCGCCAATGGCAGCACTCCTCGTTCCAAGTTCTCCTATTGCTCCCTGCGCGCTTCTGCCCACGGGGAGAGAAATCGGAGAAGATCGCCAGGCCTCTCATCGATTTCTGTTCCCGCTGCTTTCTTTTTCGGCGGTAGGCGCAGGGCAGAAACAGAGCTAGTTTGCGTGATATCATGGTGAAGCAGAGTGTCATCGTCCCCGAGGAGATCGCCATCCCCGCCGCGGTGGCGATGGCGGAACCGCCGGCCCACCTCCCTTCCTTCCCGCCGCCGCGATCCTCCAGTCTCGGCCTCCGCCGCGCCGGCTACAACAAGCTGTTCCTGAGCCAGCCCGACGTGGCCAGCGGGAGGTCCAGCACATTGGTCGACTCCATGCGGGCCTCCTCCCCCACCCACCCGAAGGAGGCCTccgccttcctctcctccttgcccGACGCCGAGTACAAGGACTGGCTGGTAATTAACTAAAGCCCTGCTTCCGAAACTGTCCTGTTTTCATTTTGTGACAATGGTGCTCATTTGGCGGGAATTGCGTGGCGCAGACGCAGCACCCGTCGGCGCTGAGCAACTTCGAGGACGTCGTCGCGGCATCGAAGGGGAAGCAGATGGTGATGTTCCTCGACTACGACGGCACTCTGGCCCCTATCGTCGACGACCCCGACCGTGCCTTCATGTCGGAGCCGGTGAGTCCTCACAAAAGAAATACtttccatgaaaaaaaaaatccaaattgcGTGTTAATCGCGACATGAATTCAGATGAGGGAGGCCGTTCGAGACGTGGCGAGGCATTTCCCAACTGCCATCGTGAGTGGGAGATGCAGGAACAAGGTGAGAGCTTCCTTGTCTTCTTCTCTACACATGTCCAAGGTTGAAGTCACTATGACTCTGTTTCTCATGAACTCACCCTGATATGCATGTTTAGGTGTTCAATTTTGTACGATTGAAGGAGTTGTACTATGCTGGGAGCCACGGCATGGACATAAAAGGTCCTAGCAAAAGCACCAAACATACAAAATCAAAGGTCTGTCTCTACCTCTGCACTCGAACACTACCATTTTTTATTGCCCTCGACAGTTTACTGATCCCTGCTCGTGCTCTGTGGATGTATGTAGGGCAACCCTGTTTTGTTTCAACCAGCCAGCGAGTTCCTTCCTATGATGGATGAGGTACAAGAACAATGTGTTTTTGTTTCAGCAAACAGTTAATTAAGCTGTGCTGATCATTTCATCTCCTTGCTTGAAGGTGTATAAAGCACTGGTAGAGAAGACAAAGTTCATCCAAGGATCCAGAGTTGAAAACAACACGTTCACTTTATCAGTTCATTACCGATGCgtcgaggagaaggtcaaaatTAAAACTCTTCATCATCTGGTTCATTTATGGTCGATAATCACATTTCTTACTGAATTATTTGCAGATATGGAACTCATTGTCTGAGCTAGTCCGTTCAGTGCTCAGTGACTACCCAGAGCTCCGGCTCACAGTAGGAAGAAAGGTGTTGGAGATTCGCCCGAGTATCGAATGGGACAAGGGGAAGGCTCTTGAATTCTTGTTAGAGTCAATAGgtaagaggaagcaagaatctcATCTTCAATTCATCAACTTGATGCTCGATCACTTATACCGATCATCGGTATTCTCTTTGTTTGTAGGATTTGTGAATTACAACAATGTGTTTCCAGTGTACATAGGAGATGACCGTACTGATGAAGATGCTTTCAAGGTATCTTAACCTTTTGAATTTCTGTTAAATTAACTGAATTTCTGGTAACTGAATCATACTCACTGGGTTGCACTAATCTCAGGTATTGTGCGAAAGAGGACAGGGTGTAGGGATCCTTGTTTCTAAGTTTGCAAAGGAAACAAATGCATCCTACTCTCTTCAAGAACCATCTGAGGTTAACAAGTTTTTGCGTCGGCTCGTCGCATGGAAGAAGCTCCACTTGAAGGAATGATATCAGAGTTGTTAGCTGAGGAAAAAAGACTAGATGACAACACTAGTTTTGTGATCTTAACTATGAGGATGTTATCACCTCGGTTTAGTCTACTACTTCTATTAATCCTTTTTCCTGCCAAGAACTGTAACTACTAATATGTGCAAGATGAGTATGTACGTACCTAGAAATCTTGCAAAATGTCACTCCAGCCTATGTATTGTCTGATCTTCACCAGATCTCCCTTTTTAATGTAAATTATGCATGATGCAATGACAAAGATGATTCTTCCTGATGATTTATGATCACGAATCTTGTTGAGTAACTACCCCACAAGCCACAGTGCTACAGTGGGATGCATAGTTTTTTTCTATTGATGAAAGTTGTGAACTTAGTTTCTTGCTAAGGGATCCAAAGATACATCCCCGATTTAAAGTGTTGGTAGATGCTCAGAAATGGTTTAGCCTGTGCTGCCAAAACGAGGTGCAAAACAATATTGGACCAACAATTGCAGTTTCCCATGGTACTTGGACTTTACATCAAAAGCTGTGATTTATGTGCCCATGCTCGTGAAGGAACAAGGACAAAAGGTTTGGGTAGATACTTCTGCTTCTCTCTTGGGAGGAACAACGAGACAACAATAATCGCCATTAATTTCTCAACTCCTGTCTCAGTTTGGACATGTTTCGTTTGGCCAGGAAAAGGAAACAGTAGTGTTTGGTTGAGTTGAGGGAGGAGTTGGAATCCACTCATGGGGATCGATCATCAACCAATAATTAACACTAAGCTCTGTCTTTAGCTGCCAGCCAGCCAGCCATTTCAGGCGTGGAAAGGTGGCGGTGGCCTCTGGAACCGGACCATGATTGATGCAAAGGGAGGAGACATTAATTGGGGTGGGGGGCTCAAATAATTGGGGGGCAAAGCCCTCAATCAAACAGGTGCAATGCACCAGGGATTAATGCATGCAACACACGCACACGCAGCACTGCACCTTCAGTTGTTTTTATGGAATGCAGATGATGAGATCGATCGATGCCGCATGTCTTCGCAGTTAAGACATGTCGCCTGCTCCGGTGGTACTGCAaccaaacttaaaaaaaaaaaaagaaagaagaagaagaagaaaggcatCGGCCACATGGTGGCAGACAGGAGACAACCCAGAGCAGGCAGGCATGTCGAAGCTATACACATGCAGGCAGAGGTGGTCCATGGCGACGTGTGCTGCATGGGAAGGAGAAGGACTGCTGCGGGATTCAAAGCCATGGTTGATGCCACAGCTCTCCTCAGTCCTCTCCCTCTGTTACAATACAAGTACCGAGTGagtgatcgatcagtggattgagaCTTGGGAGCTATTCAGCACGGCAAAGATGGAGAAACAATACGCATCACAGAGATTGAGGTCAAACCTCAGACTGTGCACGTGGCACGTGTATTACTCAACTTCTGGATTAGGTTCCGGCACCCATCTCTGTCATAGGGAAGAAACACAACGCACTGTTATGGGCTTTTATTCGTGGGCCTCAGCAAGGCTTTACCCATATTGGTACTTCAGAAATTGAACCGTGacctaaattattattattatcaacgTCTGCATTTATAATTGGAATAAAATGTCTCATCCAGCGTTCCCGTCAATTCGTCCTAAAGTCAACACgaaagagataaatcacggatgactattaacctttagaatagtgactagtatATAAAGGAGATATTTATCTCGGTTACACCTCGACTACGTTTGGCTGGGTATAATGTAATCtagcttgattacattactacgtttagtaatgtaatgtatgtaatcttttgTTACAAGAGTGCTTACATTATTTTGTTTGGTATTCATtcttttttataaggaatgtaattcatattattgtaaaatgacaaaaatatcccgTGATCTCTACCGATGGTCGTCGCACCTCTGCTGGAGCTTGCGGCAACGAGTAACCGCCTCCGTTGGCCTCCTCCGTCGGTCGCCGACCGTCACCACCGGTAACTGCCGGCCACCGATGATGGTGACGACCGCCGCCGTCGACGGCCGACGACGGTGGGCGGCGACGGCGGTCGACGACATTGGGCGACGACCGTGGTAGACTAGGAATATATTTgagatttaaattttggttaaatagtgacctcgtaatgtaatcggattacataatatttactttataatctagattacaaaaTTTCATtatcttttgtaatccagattacattacattacaagtttaaaactaaacaaaataatcaaccttATAATATAATCCTGATTATATTACAAGACAGATTACATCTTACCAAACGTAATCCTCATGTGTTAGCCATTACACCATCTCAAATGACACGCTCTTCAATATTATTGAATCTTAAATCGATCATTCATTTGTATAAATAAGATAAGTCATAATTTAGTTGTTATCGTAGTTCATATAACTGGTATAatgtaaatattattaaataaaataagtctaatgatttaaatttaaaatcaacttgtaaaaaaatttaaaagggcCAAATACTGAGGATGTATAAATTTAGAAGGGAATTGATAGAGTGGAGTATTATTTGAGtttgatcaaaaataaaataaaagactgTGTCAGCTTAATGATTAAAAAAAGCTCAACTTTATAATAAACTCCTGCCGACGACTCCTTGAATGTCCATGAAGTTGGTCGCCATCTTCCGACTGGGCAAACCCTCGCTTGCTCCCTCTTTTTAATTCCATTAAATTTCCAGTTTCATCCCACACGCAAAACGCCCCTCAAATTTTCCAAAATGATTTGACACATTAA
Coding sequences within it:
- the LOC122017179 gene encoding probable trehalose-phosphate phosphatase 6, coding for MVKQSVIVPEEIAIPAAVAMAEPPAHLPSFPPPRSSSLGLRRAGYNKLFLSQPDVASGRSSTLVDSMRASSPTHPKEASAFLSSLPDAEYKDWLTQHPSALSNFEDVVAASKGKQMVMFLDYDGTLAPIVDDPDRAFMSEPMREAVRDVARHFPTAIVSGRCRNKVFNFVRLKELYYAGSHGMDIKGPSKSTKHTKSKGNPVLFQPASEFLPMMDEVYKALVEKTKFIQGSRVENNTFTLSVHYRCVEEKIWNSLSELVRSVLSDYPELRLTVGRKVLEIRPSIEWDKGKALEFLLESIGFVNYNNVFPVYIGDDRTDEDAFKVLCERGQGVGILVSKFAKETNASYSLQEPSEVNKFLRRLVAWKKLHLKE